In Phycisphaerae bacterium, one DNA window encodes the following:
- a CDS encoding amidohydrolase family protein: protein RLPLQETDAAMETILLRHILNAELLDRAVVLAFDQYHNTDGQAVGARPNRSAIGSDLYLSNTYVRGLWQRYPRRILFGASIHPYRRLGAMTAADMLTEVAAAGAVLVKWLPQTQNIDSQDPRTVAFLRQAAKLGIPLLVHFGPEYTLGHHHKQFANPAGMLQTLRQLRDDGDMPTVIVAHLATPSMWPVALATRPHRILIEALAGEFASAPLYADIAALTMFSKARWLKRTLRIPAVRAKLVHGSDFPIPSSPLFFRSALGKEYHRVRQMPSWLDRDVAIKSAAGMGEDVLRRGGELLASRIRAADALAGIV from the coding sequence ACGACTGCCCCTGCAGGAAACGGACGCGGCCATGGAGACTATACTCCTCCGCCATATCCTGAACGCTGAGCTGCTCGACCGCGCGGTCGTCCTGGCCTTCGATCAGTACCACAACACCGACGGACAAGCCGTCGGAGCCCGCCCAAACCGCTCCGCCATCGGCAGCGATCTGTACCTGTCCAATACCTACGTGCGCGGTCTGTGGCAGCGCTACCCTCGCCGAATCCTGTTCGGTGCGTCAATCCACCCCTACCGCCGGCTCGGCGCCATGACCGCCGCAGACATGCTGACCGAGGTGGCCGCGGCCGGGGCCGTGCTCGTCAAGTGGCTGCCGCAAACACAGAACATCGATTCGCAGGATCCGCGCACCGTGGCGTTCCTCCGCCAGGCTGCGAAACTGGGGATCCCCCTGCTCGTACACTTCGGCCCGGAGTACACCCTCGGCCATCACCACAAGCAGTTCGCCAACCCAGCGGGCATGCTCCAAACACTCCGGCAACTGCGCGATGATGGAGATATGCCCACGGTCATCGTCGCCCACCTCGCAACACCCTCGATGTGGCCCGTTGCCCTGGCAACCCGCCCCCACCGGATCCTGATCGAGGCCCTGGCCGGCGAGTTCGCCAGCGCCCCCCTCTATGCCGATATCGCCGCCTTGACCATGTTCAGCAAGGCCCGATGGCTCAAACGCACATTGCGAATTCCAGCAGTCCGTGCGAAACTGGTCCATGGCAGCGATTTTCCGATACCTTCGAGCCCCTTGTTCTTCCGGTCGGCCCTGGGGAAGGAGTACCACCGCGTCCGCCAAATGCCCTCCTGGCTCGATCGCGACGTGGCGATCAAGTCAGCCGCCGGCATGGGCGAGGACGTGCTTCGACGCGGCGGCGAGTTGCTGGCAAGCCGCATCAGGGCTGCGGACGCCTTGGCAGGCATCGTTTGA
- a CDS encoding HEAT repeat domain-containing protein has product MTETPPDSVRPRKRRPRIWVILALITLWGTVLYYRMEIRAYWWVHQLQKATTPQERRHYTLCLTSIRDSSLYALPGLLRDPRPELRILGVEALRDCQSLRAQQLLLNALHDESDPVVVRAALMLSWRRDPATFVLDRLREDRLGKNPRFASAAILAFERIGGPIAVEGVLADRAPSSDPNLLAQAMDSLANLDCRTESRFLIGLLTDQRPVTVPPFSCRMAVEAIARLQGGEVAKGIDRQALLAATRAPPTVGAAAARSLYLLTGQSFGDPATRPADGGRAIQHQWYAWLDRHEHGTDAASSPATLPP; this is encoded by the coding sequence TTGACTGAGACGCCGCCTGATTCCGTCCGACCCCGCAAACGCCGCCCCCGAATCTGGGTGATCCTCGCCCTGATCACCCTGTGGGGGACCGTACTGTACTATCGCATGGAGATACGGGCCTACTGGTGGGTCCATCAACTCCAGAAAGCGACCACCCCCCAGGAGCGTCGGCACTATACACTGTGCCTGACATCCATCCGGGACTCGTCGTTGTATGCACTCCCCGGGCTGCTGCGCGACCCACGCCCGGAACTTCGCATCCTCGGCGTCGAAGCGCTCCGGGATTGCCAGAGCCTGCGCGCCCAACAGCTCCTGCTCAACGCCCTGCACGACGAGAGCGACCCGGTGGTCGTGCGCGCCGCACTGATGTTGTCGTGGCGCCGCGATCCAGCCACGTTTGTCCTGGATCGCCTGCGCGAAGACAGACTCGGCAAGAACCCGCGTTTCGCGTCCGCGGCCATCCTGGCCTTCGAACGGATCGGAGGACCCATCGCCGTGGAAGGAGTGCTCGCCGATCGAGCTCCCTCCTCCGATCCCAACCTGCTCGCCCAGGCGATGGACTCCCTGGCCAATCTCGACTGCCGAACGGAGTCCCGCTTTCTGATTGGATTGCTGACCGACCAGCGGCCAGTGACCGTCCCGCCCTTTTCCTGCCGTATGGCCGTCGAGGCCATCGCCCGGCTTCAAGGCGGCGAGGTGGCCAAGGGCATTGACCGCCAGGCACTTTTGGCCGCTACCCGGGCTCCGCCGACCGTCGGGGCCGCTGCCGCCCGATCGCTCTACCTGCTCACCGGCCAGTCCTTCGGTGATCCGGCCACCCGGCCCGCCGACGGAGGCCGCGCAATACAGCATCAATGGTACGCATGGCTTGATCGCCACGAACACGGTACTGATGCCGCATCGTCACCTGCGACGCTCCCGCCGTAG
- the gcvH gene encoding glycine cleavage system protein GcvH: MSANPADRKYSKTHEWFAAAGNVVTVGITKFAADQLTDITFVDLPPVGTKVNAGKPFGEIESVKATGELVSYVTGEVIETNTALADQPGLVNTDSFGGGWMIKVKVADLSALKALMDSPAYEAMLQEG; encoded by the coding sequence GTGAGTGCCAACCCGGCTGATCGCAAGTACAGCAAAACGCATGAGTGGTTCGCGGCCGCGGGTAACGTGGTCACAGTCGGAATCACCAAGTTCGCCGCCGACCAGTTGACGGACATCACCTTCGTGGACCTGCCCCCGGTGGGCACCAAAGTCAACGCGGGTAAGCCCTTCGGCGAAATCGAATCCGTGAAGGCCACCGGCGAGTTGGTGTCGTATGTCACCGGCGAGGTGATCGAAACCAACACCGCCCTGGCCGACCAGCCCGGACTGGTCAACACGGATTCGTTCGGCGGCGGCTGGATGATCAAGGTCAAGGTGGCCGACCTCTCGGCCCTGAAGGCCCTGATGGACAGCCCCGCCTACGAGGCCATGCTCCAGGAGGGATGA
- the gcvPA gene encoding aminomethyl-transferring glycine dehydrogenase subunit GcvPA, whose amino-acid sequence MNYLQLTDNDVQHMLSTIGVGRVDDLFRDIPPSLRLNRPLQLPEPLDELSLLAELERMAKANHTCDELVCFLGGGSYDHFIPTVVDSLAGQSEFVTAYTPYQAEASQGALQAFYEYQTLICQLTGMDVSNASLYEGATAVAEAVLIARSSTGRRRVVVSAAVHPDTRGVLATYLRELPIDLVPIETAGGLSSPDDLRRAVDDQTAAVVIQTPNVFGCVERLDRLSAIAHERGAVVVAAVDPISCALLKSPGTLGADIAVGDAQPLGIPMSFGGPSAGFMACKQAFMRKMPGRLIGATTDEAGRRAFCLTLQTREQHIRRERATSNICTNQGLYALRVAIYLSAVGRQGAARVASLCLDKSHYAAERIAGLKGFELRFQAPFFKEFVVRTTKDVKRVLAHARKRGLLAGVPLEPWYDHLADCFLVAVTEKRSREQIDALVAALDES is encoded by the coding sequence ATGAACTACCTTCAACTGACGGACAACGACGTGCAGCACATGCTCTCGACCATTGGCGTCGGGCGAGTGGACGACCTCTTCCGGGACATCCCCCCGAGCCTGCGGCTCAACCGCCCCCTCCAGCTACCCGAACCGCTCGACGAACTCTCCCTCCTGGCCGAGCTCGAACGTATGGCTAAGGCCAATCACACCTGCGATGAGCTGGTCTGCTTTCTGGGCGGCGGCTCCTACGACCACTTCATTCCCACCGTGGTCGATTCACTGGCCGGCCAGAGCGAGTTCGTGACCGCCTACACCCCCTACCAGGCTGAGGCCTCCCAGGGCGCCCTCCAGGCTTTCTACGAGTACCAGACCCTGATCTGCCAACTGACCGGCATGGACGTGTCCAATGCCTCACTCTACGAGGGCGCAACCGCCGTGGCCGAGGCGGTCCTCATCGCCCGATCAAGCACCGGACGACGACGGGTCGTTGTCTCCGCGGCGGTGCATCCCGATACCCGCGGCGTTCTGGCAACCTACCTCCGCGAACTGCCCATCGATCTGGTACCCATCGAAACCGCCGGCGGCCTGTCCAGCCCCGATGATCTCCGGCGGGCAGTGGATGATCAGACGGCCGCGGTCGTGATCCAGACACCGAATGTCTTCGGATGCGTCGAGCGGCTCGATCGCCTCAGCGCCATCGCCCATGAGCGCGGCGCGGTGGTCGTTGCGGCAGTCGACCCGATTTCCTGCGCCCTGCTCAAGTCGCCAGGCACCCTGGGCGCCGACATCGCCGTCGGCGATGCCCAGCCGCTCGGCATCCCAATGTCGTTTGGCGGGCCCTCGGCCGGCTTCATGGCCTGCAAGCAGGCGTTCATGCGCAAGATGCCCGGCCGGCTCATCGGCGCGACCACCGACGAGGCCGGACGTCGAGCCTTCTGCCTGACGCTCCAGACCCGCGAGCAACACATCCGCCGCGAGCGGGCCACGAGCAACATCTGCACCAACCAGGGACTCTACGCCCTTCGTGTGGCCATCTACCTCTCGGCGGTCGGTCGGCAAGGCGCGGCCAGAGTCGCCTCGCTTTGCCTCGACAAGTCACATTACGCCGCAGAACGGATCGCCGGCCTCAAGGGCTTCGAGTTGCGATTCCAGGCGCCGTTCTTCAAGGAATTCGTCGTCCGAACAACCAAGGACGTCAAGCGGGTCCTGGCCCACGCCCGCAAACGCGGGCTCCTGGCCGGCGTACCCCTCGAACCCTGGTACGACCACCTGGCAGACTGCTTCCTGGTGGCCGTTACGGAAAAACGCTCCCGCGAACAGATCGACGCTCTGGTCGCAGCTCTCGATGAGTCATGA
- a CDS encoding lipoate--protein ligase family protein, whose amino-acid sequence MDQAASTVRWLTDPPLDGPANMARDEALLQRVGAGQSPPTLRFYHWSPATISMGYFQPYQDFASLPPPAGTLPVVRRQTGGGAILHDQELTYSLTLPLDHPLIGKGNANGLYDRVHEGFAAVLGYLGIAVSRGAATGACSHRGPFFCFERHSCFDLIVNGRKILGSAQRRTNHAVLQHGSLVLGRRYEQQPCAAVADYCSVAMDCYLDRLASAILQEYTGLQDPLVPGELALADQLRGKYEDPAWTRKR is encoded by the coding sequence ATGGACCAAGCCGCATCAACAGTCCGCTGGCTGACAGATCCGCCCCTGGACGGGCCCGCGAACATGGCCCGCGACGAAGCCCTGCTCCAGCGGGTGGGCGCCGGCCAGTCGCCCCCGACGCTTCGCTTCTACCACTGGTCACCGGCCACGATCTCCATGGGCTACTTCCAGCCCTACCAGGACTTCGCATCCCTGCCTCCGCCGGCCGGTACCCTACCCGTCGTGCGCCGGCAGACCGGCGGCGGGGCCATCCTCCATGACCAGGAACTGACCTACTCACTCACCTTGCCGCTGGACCATCCCCTGATCGGCAAGGGCAATGCGAACGGCCTCTATGACCGCGTCCACGAAGGCTTTGCCGCCGTGCTCGGCTACCTCGGAATCGCCGTGTCACGCGGTGCCGCAACAGGTGCCTGCTCCCATCGCGGCCCCTTCTTCTGCTTCGAGCGACACAGCTGCTTCGACTTGATCGTGAACGGCCGCAAGATCCTGGGCAGCGCCCAGCGACGCACCAACCACGCAGTCCTCCAGCACGGCTCGCTGGTTCTGGGCCGCCGGTACGAGCAACAGCCGTGCGCGGCCGTGGCCGACTACTGTTCCGTTGCCATGGACTGCTACCTGGATCGACTGGCGAGCGCCATCCTGCAGGAGTACACCGGCCTTCAGGACCCGCTCGTGCCCGGGGAACTGGCCCTGGCCGACCAGCTTCGCGGCAAATACGAGGACCCGGCCTGGACTCGAAAACGTTGA
- the gcvT gene encoding glycine cleavage system aminomethyltransferase GcvT, with protein sequence MKRTPLYDYHVQQGARIVDFAGWDMPLLYAGIVEEHLHTRRIGSVFDVSHMGRIEFRGSDTEALLQKVCTRQLHDAQVGQSRYSHVCDQNGGILDDVIVSRYDDYWFMVCNACNHDRIVSWLQQHTTGKDVEIKDVTESTLMIAIQGPAVLPKLAPKLPFPLNELKRYRFTSGTFMMTPYSIFRSGYTGEDGVEVILPASIGPLLIGAVAGLAQGEDALKPAGLGARDTLRIEAGMPLYGHELTEETDSLSAGLAWCVDLKKDFIGAARLREIAKNGSKHKLVGLELTSKRIARQGTPVCSGSRAVGTVTSGTMSPTLGKSIAMAYVDSALSSTGQKLGVDLGGKTIDAVVVPIPFYKKP encoded by the coding sequence GTGAAAAGAACACCACTATACGACTACCATGTGCAACAGGGCGCCCGAATCGTAGACTTCGCGGGCTGGGACATGCCCCTGCTCTACGCGGGCATCGTCGAAGAGCACCTGCATACCCGCCGCATAGGCTCAGTCTTCGATGTCTCCCACATGGGACGAATCGAGTTCCGGGGATCCGACACGGAAGCCCTTCTCCAGAAGGTCTGCACCCGCCAGCTGCATGACGCCCAGGTCGGCCAGTCCCGCTACAGCCACGTCTGTGACCAGAATGGCGGCATCCTCGATGACGTTATCGTCTCTCGGTACGACGACTACTGGTTCATGGTCTGCAACGCCTGCAACCACGACCGGATCGTGTCTTGGCTCCAACAACACACAACCGGCAAGGACGTCGAGATCAAGGATGTCACCGAATCCACACTCATGATCGCCATCCAGGGCCCCGCCGTCCTCCCGAAACTCGCCCCGAAACTGCCGTTCCCGCTGAACGAACTAAAGAGATACCGATTCACGTCCGGCACTTTCATGATGACCCCCTACTCCATCTTCCGCAGCGGCTACACCGGCGAAGACGGCGTCGAGGTGATCCTGCCGGCCTCGATCGGCCCCCTGCTCATCGGCGCAGTGGCCGGGCTGGCCCAGGGAGAAGATGCCCTCAAACCAGCCGGACTCGGCGCTCGCGATACGCTCCGGATCGAGGCCGGCATGCCCCTCTACGGCCACGAGTTGACCGAAGAGACCGACTCCCTGTCAGCTGGCCTGGCCTGGTGCGTCGATCTCAAAAAGGACTTCATCGGTGCGGCCAGGCTCCGCGAAATCGCCAAGAACGGTTCCAAACACAAGCTCGTCGGACTCGAACTGACCAGCAAGCGAATCGCCCGCCAAGGCACACCCGTCTGCAGCGGCAGCCGCGCGGTCGGCACAGTCACCAGCGGAACCATGTCCCCGACCTTGGGCAAGAGCATCGCCATGGCCTACGTGGACAGCGCCTTATCCAGCACGGGCCAGAAACTAGGCGTGGACCTGGGCGGCAAGACCATCGACGCCGTCGTGGTTCCCATTCCGTTCTACAAGAAACCATAA
- the rseP gene encoding RIP metalloprotease RseP, which produces MIGMSGAVDTELVTAGLEASFSSYLGSIWSYVLIFIGFSLVVFFHELGHFLAAKACGVRVHKFAIGFGKELFGFDRGETRYSFNALPLGGYVKMLGQEDFGDKEDELIVKDDPRSFLFKPPGQRMIIVSAGVIMNMVFAALVFMIVFMIGMESPTAVVGWILPGSPAEQAGLQVGDRIVKVHDEWISDQNDLRAAVVLSDPDEPLHLTYQRKDRASGEVRTETVTILPEKNAEKNILQIGVAPPLNTSITAAMKDLALSDEEQLQAGDKILQVNGRDISSLFEASNLLTDLKGRFAELTVRRAASVSGADAPGAVERIVKRRARMALTPEGRFGESSGHLLGLVPRIRVTDVVEGQRAEQAGILPGDVLVRWGSQVAPRLDEYKTSIENNPERAIPVEVLRYRDGKPQVVALKVVPKVPGWFFKRSPQIGAEILGHENDEVVVADILTEGVEKNETPAARLKSIMPRGSKITKINDQPVATWDELVERFTKLAGTDVKLTWVHENQPEVSATLHVPHTLGTTFDLPGARTITSINGQTNVEIEKDGRRRSFTVDSWQGAREVLSQCVGKTVDVEFWDQADRVLHKEKLAVTAEMVDPWVLRVQYVIDIASRYEVQLVRETNPVKAMMIGVRKTYYFIGQAYLAMKRMIFTRSLGLDQISGPIGIIKIGSDVAQAGIPELLYFLAMMSANLAVINFLPLPIFDGGLFVFLIIEKIKGTPISIRVQVATQMIGLVLIIGIFVLVTFQDIIKLGGWE; this is translated from the coding sequence ATGATTGGGATGTCGGGGGCGGTCGATACCGAGCTGGTGACGGCCGGGCTGGAGGCTTCGTTCTCATCCTACCTGGGTTCGATCTGGTCTTACGTGCTGATTTTCATCGGTTTTTCGCTGGTGGTTTTCTTTCACGAGCTGGGCCACTTCCTGGCGGCGAAGGCCTGCGGCGTGCGGGTGCACAAGTTCGCCATCGGCTTCGGCAAGGAGTTGTTTGGTTTCGACAGAGGCGAGACCCGGTATTCCTTCAATGCCTTGCCTCTGGGCGGGTACGTCAAGATGCTGGGGCAGGAGGACTTCGGCGACAAAGAGGACGAACTGATCGTGAAGGACGATCCCCGTTCGTTTCTCTTCAAACCGCCCGGTCAACGGATGATCATCGTATCCGCGGGCGTGATCATGAACATGGTCTTCGCCGCGCTGGTGTTCATGATTGTGTTCATGATCGGTATGGAATCCCCCACGGCGGTGGTTGGATGGATCCTGCCGGGCAGTCCTGCCGAGCAGGCCGGCCTCCAGGTGGGCGACCGGATTGTCAAGGTTCACGATGAGTGGATCTCCGACCAGAACGATCTTCGAGCTGCCGTGGTGCTTTCCGATCCTGACGAGCCGCTGCACTTGACCTACCAGCGCAAGGATCGGGCGTCCGGTGAGGTCCGCACCGAGACGGTCACGATTCTGCCCGAGAAGAACGCGGAGAAGAACATTCTCCAGATCGGCGTCGCGCCTCCGCTGAACACGTCGATCACGGCGGCGATGAAGGACCTGGCCCTGTCCGATGAGGAGCAGCTGCAGGCCGGCGACAAGATCCTCCAGGTCAACGGGCGTGACATTTCGAGCCTCTTCGAGGCGAGCAATCTACTGACCGACCTGAAAGGACGTTTCGCGGAACTCACGGTTCGGCGGGCGGCAAGCGTTTCCGGAGCCGACGCGCCGGGGGCCGTGGAGCGCATTGTCAAGAGAAGGGCTCGCATGGCATTGACCCCGGAAGGCCGGTTTGGCGAATCCAGCGGCCACCTGCTGGGGCTGGTGCCGAGGATCCGGGTGACCGATGTGGTCGAAGGCCAGCGGGCCGAGCAGGCCGGGATCCTGCCGGGCGACGTTCTGGTGCGGTGGGGCAGCCAGGTTGCGCCCCGGCTGGATGAGTATAAGACCAGTATTGAGAACAATCCCGAAAGAGCCATCCCGGTCGAGGTACTGCGTTACAGGGACGGCAAGCCCCAGGTTGTTGCTCTGAAGGTGGTCCCGAAAGTGCCGGGCTGGTTCTTCAAGCGGTCTCCACAGATTGGCGCCGAGATTCTGGGGCACGAGAACGACGAGGTTGTCGTGGCCGACATCCTGACGGAGGGTGTCGAGAAGAATGAGACTCCCGCGGCGCGGCTCAAGTCGATCATGCCGCGAGGTTCGAAGATCACCAAGATCAACGATCAGCCGGTGGCGACCTGGGATGAGCTGGTGGAGCGGTTCACCAAGCTGGCAGGCACGGATGTGAAGCTCACCTGGGTACACGAGAACCAGCCGGAGGTATCGGCCACCCTGCACGTTCCTCACACACTTGGCACGACGTTTGATCTGCCGGGCGCCAGGACGATCACGTCGATCAACGGACAGACCAACGTCGAGATCGAGAAGGACGGTCGGCGCCGCTCCTTCACCGTCGACAGCTGGCAGGGGGCGCGGGAAGTGCTGTCCCAGTGCGTCGGCAAGACCGTGGACGTCGAGTTCTGGGATCAGGCCGATCGCGTACTCCACAAGGAAAAGCTCGCCGTGACCGCGGAGATGGTTGATCCCTGGGTCCTCCGCGTGCAGTACGTCATTGACATCGCTTCTCGATACGAGGTGCAGCTGGTTCGCGAGACCAATCCGGTGAAGGCCATGATGATCGGCGTGCGCAAGACCTACTACTTCATCGGGCAGGCTTATCTGGCCATGAAGCGGATGATCTTCACCCGGTCGCTGGGGCTGGACCAGATCTCTGGTCCAATCGGCATCATCAAGATCGGCAGTGATGTCGCCCAGGCTGGGATTCCGGAGCTCCTTTACTTCCTGGCGATGATGTCGGCCAACCTCGCGGTGATCAACTTCCTGCCGCTGCCCATCTTTGACGGCGGGCTGTTCGTATTCCTGATCATCGAGAAGATCAAGGGAACGCCCATCAGCATCAGGGTGCAAGTGGCCACGCAGATGATCGGCCTGGTGCTGATCATCGGCATCTTTGTGTTGGTCACCTTCCAGGACATCATCAAACTCGGTGGGTGGGAGTAG
- a CDS encoding 1-deoxy-D-xylulose-5-phosphate reductoisomerase, which yields MPGVATLLVTPADAAYSGAFSPGHTVAKRVTILGSTGSIGTSTLDVLRSLAPDYEVAGLGAKRRWQELAAQCQEFHPPAVAVADPANAIQIAPFLDSRSELLAGPAGLVELARRPDTDYVVAAIVGAAGLESTVAAVQAGKKVGLANKEALVVAGSIIVSLAARTGAVLLPIDSEHSAVFQSMSAGRRSEVRKIYLTASGGPFRAWSAEQMAGATLQDALRHPTWHMGPKITIDSATMMNKALEIIEAKWLFDLSPDSIEVVIHPESIIHSMVEFVDGSVIAQLGSPDMKTPIQYALTCPDRAEGCARKLDFSTIRRLNFESPDFERFPALELGYEVARTGGTAGAVLNAANEEAVEAFRQERIPFGRIVELARQVLDRHSVQAAPDLDALLAADAWARREVAECLKQ from the coding sequence ATGCCTGGTGTCGCAACGCTTCTTGTCACCCCCGCCGATGCGGCCTATAGTGGCGCTTTTTCACCGGGGCACACCGTGGCGAAGCGGGTAACCATCCTGGGGTCAACGGGTTCCATCGGCACGAGCACGCTGGACGTGCTCCGCTCCTTGGCGCCGGACTACGAGGTGGCGGGGCTGGGGGCCAAGCGTCGGTGGCAGGAACTGGCCGCCCAGTGTCAGGAGTTCCATCCTCCGGCCGTCGCGGTTGCGGACCCGGCCAACGCCATTCAAATCGCGCCCTTTCTGGACAGTCGATCGGAGCTTCTTGCCGGGCCGGCCGGGCTGGTCGAACTGGCCAGGCGTCCGGATACGGACTACGTGGTGGCGGCGATCGTGGGGGCGGCGGGGTTAGAATCGACGGTGGCGGCGGTGCAGGCCGGCAAGAAGGTTGGGCTGGCGAACAAAGAGGCCCTGGTCGTGGCCGGCTCGATCATTGTGTCCTTGGCGGCCAGGACGGGAGCCGTGCTGCTGCCGATCGACAGCGAGCATTCTGCGGTTTTTCAGTCGATGAGCGCGGGGCGGCGAAGTGAGGTTCGGAAGATTTATCTGACCGCCAGCGGCGGGCCGTTCCGAGCCTGGTCGGCCGAGCAGATGGCCGGGGCGACCCTTCAGGACGCCCTGCGTCACCCGACGTGGCATATGGGCCCTAAAATCACGATTGACTCGGCAACGATGATGAACAAGGCCCTGGAGATCATCGAAGCGAAGTGGTTGTTCGATCTCTCGCCGGATTCAATTGAAGTGGTGATTCACCCGGAGTCGATTATTCACTCGATGGTCGAGTTCGTGGACGGCTCGGTCATTGCCCAGTTGGGTTCGCCTGACATGAAGACGCCGATCCAGTATGCTCTGACCTGTCCCGACCGGGCGGAAGGGTGTGCGCGGAAGCTGGATTTCTCGACCATCCGCCGCCTGAACTTCGAGTCGCCGGACTTTGAGCGGTTCCCGGCCCTGGAGCTGGGATATGAGGTTGCCCGTACAGGCGGGACGGCGGGCGCGGTCCTGAACGCCGCCAACGAAGAGGCCGTCGAGGCCTTCCGCCAGGAGCGCATTCCGTTCGGGCGGATTGTCGAATTGGCTCGACAGGTGCTTGATCGGCACAGTGTCCAGGCAGCGCCGGACCTGGATGCGCTGTTGGCCGCCGATGCCTGGGCTAGACGCGAGGTCGCTGAATGCTTGAAGCAGTGA
- the gcvPB gene encoding aminomethyl-transferring glycine dehydrogenase subunit GcvPB, whose protein sequence is MVHQANTANALSANPLSGAGLVPSEKLIFERSTPGLTAVSLPPTDVPPVDREKAIPRELLADSAPLLPEVGELDLVRHYTRLAHRLFSVDGNFYPLGSCTMKYNPKINERAAAMPGFTALHPLQQEVDIQGIMELLYHTRIFLAEIAGLADVTLQPCAGAHGEMTGVMIISAYHRHHGQDRPKVLTPDSAHGTNPATCTMCGRHALTVSSRPDGRVDLNDLRSKVDEQTAALMITNPNTTGLFDPQIANIAEILHAKGALLYLDGANMNAILGIARPGDFGVDVMHFNVHKTFSTPHGCGGPGAGPVAVSEKLRGFLPGPQVIRRADGTYGWDSMGKSSIGRVRSFHGQIGVLVRTFAYIRALGAAGLRGVSEKAVLSANYIAARLRGHYAMPFEPPYAHEFITVPEFRDRGVTELDISKRLIDHSFHPPTMSWPVAHCLMIEPTETESLATLDQFIEAMISIAREARENPDILHHAPHTMPVRRLDEVTAARKPDLCWQPESPSTSPAPSPVAERAPVS, encoded by the coding sequence ATGGTTCACCAAGCCAATACAGCCAACGCCCTGTCCGCCAACCCCCTGTCCGGAGCAGGCCTCGTCCCCTCCGAGAAGCTCATCTTCGAGCGAAGCACACCCGGCCTGACCGCGGTTTCACTGCCCCCCACCGATGTCCCTCCGGTGGACAGGGAGAAGGCCATCCCCCGCGAATTGCTGGCCGACTCCGCCCCCCTGCTGCCCGAAGTCGGCGAACTGGACCTCGTTCGCCACTACACCCGGCTCGCCCATCGCCTCTTCAGCGTCGACGGCAACTTCTATCCGCTCGGCTCCTGCACCATGAAGTACAACCCGAAGATCAACGAGCGAGCGGCGGCCATGCCCGGATTCACCGCCCTGCATCCCCTCCAGCAAGAGGTGGACATTCAGGGCATCATGGAGCTGCTCTATCATACCCGCATCTTCCTGGCCGAAATCGCCGGCCTGGCCGACGTGACCCTGCAGCCCTGCGCCGGAGCCCACGGCGAGATGACAGGCGTCATGATCATCAGCGCCTACCACCGCCACCACGGCCAGGACCGGCCCAAGGTCCTCACCCCGGACTCGGCCCACGGAACCAACCCGGCCACTTGTACTATGTGCGGCCGGCACGCCCTGACCGTGTCATCACGACCCGACGGCAGGGTCGACCTCAACGACCTGCGCAGCAAGGTGGACGAACAAACCGCCGCCTTGATGATCACCAACCCCAACACAACCGGCCTGTTCGACCCCCAGATCGCCAACATCGCCGAGATCCTGCACGCCAAGGGCGCCCTCCTTTACCTCGACGGGGCCAACATGAATGCCATCCTCGGTATCGCCCGCCCCGGCGACTTCGGGGTCGATGTCATGCACTTCAATGTGCACAAGACATTCAGCACCCCTCACGGTTGCGGCGGCCCGGGCGCCGGCCCAGTGGCCGTCTCCGAGAAGCTCCGCGGCTTCCTGCCCGGACCACAGGTTATCCGCCGGGCGGATGGAACCTATGGATGGGATTCGATGGGGAAAAGTTCTATCGGACGGGTGCGGTCGTTCCACGGTCAAATCGGTGTCCTGGTGCGAACCTTCGCCTACATCAGGGCCCTCGGAGCTGCCGGCCTGCGCGGCGTCAGCGAGAAGGCCGTACTCTCCGCCAACTACATCGCCGCCCGCCTGCGCGGCCACTACGCCATGCCCTTCGAGCCCCCCTATGCCCACGAGTTCATCACCGTGCCCGAGTTCCGCGATCGCGGCGTCACCGAGTTGGACATCTCCAAGCGGCTCATCGACCATTCGTTCCATCCGCCAACCATGAGCTGGCCGGTAGCCCACTGCCTCATGATCGAACCGACAGAGACGGAATCGCTGGCCACCCTCGATCAATTCATCGAGGCCATGATCAGCATCGCCCGGGAAGCTCGGGAAAACCCCGATATCCTCCACCATGCCCCCCACACCATGCCCGTACGGCGACTCGACGAGGTCACCGCAGCCCGCAAGCCCGACCTGTGCTGGCAACCGGAGTCCCCCTCGACATCCCCCGCCCCATCGCCCGTCGCCGAACGTGCCCCGGTCTCGTAG